AATAAGGCTTTGAAGCTTATAAAGTTTATTGAAAAGTGAAGAAATTATGTAAGACTCGGGTAACAGGAATTACATTAAAGTTCTTGACCATAAGTTTTCATCAACTCGATAAACTGATTTTCATCGAGTACGGGAATATTCAGTTTTTCAGCTTTTTCCAGTTTGGATCCCGCCTTTTCACCCGCGACCACACATTTGGTTTTACTGGATACACTACCACTAACACGTGCCCCTAAAGCCTGTAGCATTTGCGTTGCCTGATCCCGGGTCATGAGCGCTAAAGTTCCGGTCAATACCCAGCTTTCACCATTAAGGGGCTGGCGGCTCGGTGCCGTTGGCGCATCCCAGTGAATCCCGGCAGCCAGCAGACGTTCGATCACTTCCAGGTTATGCGGTGCCTGGAAGAAGTCGACAATCCACTCCGCCGTAATATCCCCCACATCGGGGGTTTTTTTCAAAGCATCAATATCCGCCTGCTGTAAGGCTTCAAAGGTCTGGAAGGTATTGGCCAACATGCGTGCCGTGGTTTCCCCGACACCGCGTATTCCGAGCGCATAGATAAAACGTGCCAGCGTGGTTTTTTTACTGTTCTCAATGGCATCGATCAGGTTCTGAACCGATTTCTCTCCCATCTTTTCGATGCCGAGCAAAGTCTGGCGATGCTCATGCAAATGATAGATATCTGCAACATTATTCAGCAAGTTAAGGTTGAGTAATGATTCCACCCAACGATCACCCAACCCTTCAATATCTAACGCCTTGCGCGATACAAAATGGCGAATAGCTTCAATACGCTGTGCCGCACAGTACAAACCGCCGGAGCAGCGCGCCAATGCCTCACCTTCAGGCATCACCACCGGAGAAGCACAAACCGGACATTCAGCCGGCAAATGGACCACCTGTGCATCATCTGGACGGAACTCTGGCCAGATTTTTTCCACTTTGGGGATCACATCACCGGTACGGTAAACACTGACCGTATCGCCCACGCGCACATCCAGACGATGGATTTCACCGATGTTGTGCAAGGTCACATTGGACACTGTAACCCCACCGACAAATACCGGATTGAGACGTGCAACTGGTGTTAACACACCGGTACGCCCAACTTGCCAGTCAATCTGTTCAACAATGGTCAAGGCTGCAACAGCCGGAAATTTGTAGGCGGTGGCCCAACGTGGCTCTCGGCTTAAGTAACCGAGCTGCTGTTGTTGTTTCAGGCTGTCGACCTTAATCACCATGCCATCAATTTCAACCTGCAGATTTGGCCGTTCCTGATGAATCTGCTCATACAACCGCTGCACTTCAACAATCGAAGGACACAGGAACTGGCGCTCCGCAATCTCGAAACCAAGTTGGGATAGCCACTGCAAACTTTCATGCATGGACTGTAAACCATTCGAAGGTTCACATTGTGCAATGCCATAGGCATAAAAGGCCAATGGGCGTGCAGCAGCAATCGCAGGATCAAGCTGGCGCAAACTTCCTGCAGCGGCATTACGCGGATTGGCAAAGGTTTTTTCACCTTTGGCCTGCTGATCCGCATTCAGCTTTTCAAAACCGGACTTTGGCATCAGTACTTCGCCACGTACTTCCAGTAAACGCGGGATTTCGATGTCAGTCGAAGTCAGCACTTTCGGCAAGTTACGGATGGTTTTGACATTCTGGGTAATGTCTTCTCCGGTTTCTCCGTCACCACGGGTTACCCCACGCACCAGCACACCATTTTCATACCACAAGGAAATGGCCAGCCCATCGAGTTTCAGCTCGACATCATAAGTCACCTCTTGCCCTGGCAGCCGTTCTTCTACGCGGCGGGCAAAAGCAAACAGTTCATCCTGATTAAAGACATTGCCCAATGACAGCATCGGTACGGCATGGGTCACACTTTCAAATTTCGACAGCGCTTTACCCCCAACTTTATGCGTTGGCGTATCGGCTTGGATTAGTGCTGGATATTGCTGTTCCAGAGCTTTCAACTGCTGAAACAGGGCATCATATTCGTGATCGGAAATAACAGGCTGATCCATGACATAGTAAGCGTGATTGTGCTTGGCAATCAGTTGAATCAGTTGGCGCATTTGCGCGACCACAGCGGATGTCATGATAGTGTTCCCCATACAAAAGGGCGGATAATCCGCCCTCAATTTGACTGCCCAGCATTATATAAGAAGATGCTGTGAACTGTTTAAACGTTTTCCTGAGCTGGTCGATAATCAATCACTTGATGACGCCAGTGTTCTTTCAGCTGTGGCGTGAATTCCAGATTATTCTCATCATACACCTTGCCCTCAATTTCACGGGCAATCAGACCGGCAATGCTGGCCATCATATCAAAACCGGTTTGTGCATGCGGGTTTGGTAACGCTAGAAAGAATGCCAAGCCTTGTACCTGTTCGGTCGACAGGGTTTCCAAATCAAAACCAGCCGGGCCTTCATCAGTAATACGCAAGACCGAGAACATTAGCGGGCTTGGCTCATTCGTTTCCAGATAACGATGGAAACAGGACATCTCGCCATAACGCAGGCCATATTTCATCAAGACTTTCAGCGTCTTATCACCCGATAAAGCACGACGTGGGTTCGGATAGACATTCAGCGCGATAATGTACTGGGCATTGGCCAAAGCGCTTTCATCATCCTGGCGTTGTTGTTCATGCAAATGCACATCCAGAATACTGCTATCACCATCAAAGTCAGAGATTTGTGCTGTTTCCAACTCGGGATTGAGGCTAAGTTCCGGCTCAACTTTTTCGCTCGCGCTTTTTTTCACCGCTACATCTGGTTCTTGATCTACAGCATCTGCTTTGGCTGGTTCAGTCTCTGGGGTATAGCCTTCGACGGTTGCTGTAGAAGACGGAGCAACTGGCGTTTCAGTCTGAACAGAGGCAGGTGGAGCAGCTTCTTCTGTTTGTTTGGTTTCGCTGAGTACCGGTTCAATGTGGTTCTCCGGCTGCTCGGCAACCGGCAGCTGATCACGCACATGACGCGGAATCACCGGCTGGTTACTGTCAGGATCAACGTATAATTCAGAATCAAGCGAAGGGGCGGCATCATTCGGCTTTTTCAGTATCATCCTCAGACCCAGCAGAATGATGATCACTGCGATCACAATGCCAATGATGGTGTTGATTTCCATTTTTTTATGCCTCCACGACTAAACCGTATTCTTTTGCCTGTTCCAAATTTACAGTGACTAATTTTGATGTTCCCGGTTCAGGCATGGTAACACCCAATAAATCGGTTGCCATCGTCATTGCAAGTTTATTATGTGTAATGTAAATGAATTGTACCTGTTCAGAAAGTTCTTTTACCAAATTACAAAACCGTTGTACGTTGGCATCATCCAGTGGAGCATCCACCTCATCCAGTACACAGAACGGTGCCGGATTCAGCCGAAAAATAGCAAACACCAAGGCCAGTGCAGTCAATGCTTTTTCTCCACCTGACAGTAAGGCCAGGGAACTGTTACGTTTGCCTGGAGGACGGGCCATGAGTTTTACCCCGGATTGCCAATCATCTTCTAGTGTCAGGCTGGCTTCTCCGCCATTAAAAACTTTCGGGAACAGCTGTTGTAGTTCGGCATTCACCTGCTCAAACGTTGACATAAACAGCTTACGGGTTTCCTGATCAATACTTTTCATGGCCTGTCTCAGCTGCTCAACCGTATTTTCCAGATCCTGAATCTGATGGTTCAACTCGTCATAACGCTGAGCAACTTCTTCATATTCCTGCGATGCGGCCAAGTTCACCGCACCGAGTTTTGCGAACTGTTGCTGGGCTTTTTCCAGTTGTTGCTGATGCTGGACCAGATCAATCTTGCAGTCTGGCAGAATTTCACTTTCGAGTGCCTGCAGCTGTTCGCGATAATGTGCCAGATCTGATTTGCTGGCTTGCCAAGCCAGACGCTGCTGTTCGAGTTTTTCACGCAGCTGTTCATCCTGCTGCTGATATTGGTGGCGCTGTTCGGTCAGCTGTTGCTGTTTTTCCTGCACGCTGTTCAGTTCAAGCTGCCATTCCTTCCAGTGTTTTTGCAATTTTTCGGTTTGCTGGTACTGCTCGGAAAACTCACCTTGCAAGGTAGGTAATTCCAGCTGAATCGGGTCAACAAATTTTTTCGCCTGCTCCATTTGCAGCAAAATCTGTTGTTGCTGGGCGTGCAGAAAAGACTGGTCTTTTTCCAGCAATTCAATCTGCTGTTGGATCTGACTGAGCTGACGGCGCTGCAGTTCGACATTCTGTTGCAGTTGCTGGTAATCCCGCTGTTCGGACTCAGCCTGTTCACTGAGCTCGTCAACCTGATACTGCAGGGCTTTATAATCTGGCAGTTGCTGTTCCAATTTTAAAGCGACTGCATGCAGATCAATCTCCAGATCATCACGTTGCATGGCATCTTCTTCGTACTGCACATCCAACTGTTGCAACTGTTCGATCAGCTGACGTTTTTGCACGCTAAAGGCTTCGGCACTGGCCTGCCATTTCACGATTTGCATTTCGAGCTGCTGTACAGCCTGCTGTTGCTGTTGCAAGCGGGCCTGCTGGGTAGTGAATGTCTGCTGAGCTGCTTTAATTTTCTCAGCATAGTCGGGGAGGCCTTGCTCAGCCTGTTGCCATTGCGGTTGCTGCTCGGTCAGCGCCTGCTCGATTTCCTGCAGGCGGATGCGGTGGCTGAGAGCACCCTGCCCAGCTTGGCTATTTTCATCATAAAGCAAGCCAATCACCCAATCCGGCCCCACCTGATAACCATCCAAGGTTAAAATGGACTGGCCAGCCTGTAGCTGATTTTGCCAGGTCAAAGCGTGTTGCAAAGTGTCTGCCACCCCAATCTGCTGCCACAGTGAATGGGTAGGTTCAGCAATCCAATCCGCTAGACAGGCCAAATGACCCAGTTGCAGCCTTTGTTCAGTCATGCCAGGTTTTAACTGGCGTGCGACTTGCGGCTGAAAAGGCATTTCAATATTTAGCACCTGTGCCGCCAGCCATTGTGCCAATAGTTTTTCAATCAGCGCTGCATGCGGTTTGGCTACCTCTTGCAGTTTCAACACCTGTATCAGTTGTGTGGCCTGCTGTTGCTGTTGTGGACTGCTCTTCACCACTAAACGCTGCAGATTTTTCTGTTCAGATTGCAGTACCTGAACAGCAGCTTTCAGATCGGCACAGCGTGCTTTCTGCTGGGCATAGTCTGCCTGTAATTGTTCTAACTGTTGCTTATCCTGCTGTAGCGTCTGTTCGAGTTGTTGCACTTGCTGGGTCAACTGTAGCTTTTCATCCATCCACTGCTGCAGTTCTTCCGGCTGGTATTGCTGTTCGAGCTGACTGCTTTGCTGTTGTAAGGTCTGCTTTTGTTGTTCCAAGCGCTGCATATTTTTACTGAGCTGTTCGATCTGAGCCTGCATCTGCAGTTTCTGCTGCTGATACTTTTCAACCTGAGCCTTGATCTGCTCGAATTGCTGCACTGTCTGCTGCTTTTGCACATTCAGTATCTTCAACTGCTGTTCACGTTGTTCACGCTGCTGTTCCTGATCTTGCACTTGCTCGGCCAATACTTCCTGCTGCTGTAGCAGTGTTTCAAGCTGTAGATCAATCAGTTGGCGCCGCTCTTTGCTTTGGGCTTTTTGTTGTTCCAGTTGTGCTAGCGTTCCAGTGTTCTGCTGCAGCAAAGACTGTTTCTGCTCCAGACTCATTTTCAGTTCAGCCAGCTTTTTCTCGGCTTGCTGCCACTCGCTTTGTAAGGGGGTGGATTGCTGAATCAAACGCTGAAATAGCGCATTGGTCGCGGCCAAGTCATGCTCAACGGTATTCAGCTCGGAACGAACCAATTTGAACTGCTCACCGCTTTCTGTCATTTGCAGGGTATATTCCTGCTGTAAACGCTGGCTCTGCGTGCATTGAAAGGACAGAATTTCAATTTTAAAGCTGCGAATCTGCTGCTCAAGCTGTTTGTAATGCAGTGCTGTTTCTGATTGACGTTTCAGGGTTTTCAGCTGCGACTTCAGTTCCTGGGCAATATCTTCCAGACGCGCCAGATTCTGCGTGGTATGTTCCAAATGCTGCAGGGTTTCACGGCGACGTGCCTGATAGCGCGATACGCCAGCAGCCTCTTCAATAAATACTCGTAATTCTTCAGGTTTGGCATCCACCAGACGGTTAATCATGCCCTGCTCAATAATTGCATACGAGCGTGGCCCAAGACCGGTCCCCAGAAAAATGTCGGTAATATCACGACGGCGGCAGCGTGTCCCGTTCAGGAAATATTCAGACCTACCATCCCGATTGACCTGCCGGCGTACTGCCAGCTCGGTATAAGCATTATAGGCACCCCCCAATTGACCATAGGTATTTTCAAAACGCAGTTCAACACTGGCCATGCCAACCGGCTTGCGTTTGGCTGTCCCAGTAAAAATGACATCCTGCATGCTGCCACCGCGCAGCTGCCGTGCGCTGGACTCACCCATCACCCAACGGATGGCATCAATGACATTCGATTTACCACAACCATTCGGGCCAACGACAGCGGTCCGGTTATCACGGAAATGTAAAGTCGTACTGTCCGCAAAGGATTTGAAGCCCGAAAGTTTTAAACTGCTTAAACGCATAGTGTCCAGATCATTGGCGCGCACAACGCGCCCAAGCCAATTCAATTTGTTTCATTCGTGTCAGGGAGTCCAACACGAGGTTACGCAAGTGTCGGCAAAAATCCTGCATAAATAAAGTGGCTTGAGCGGTTTTTCGGATCAAAATTGCATCAATTACCTGCTGGAACAGATGAAATGATCGTTGCAAGTCACGCCGTGCCCTGTTCAGGGTCAAAAAATAACTACGGCGTAGGGAGGGTAACAATTGCTGATAAAACTGCATCATGTACGGATTATCAATCAGCTGAGCCTGCTGCTGTAGATACTGAAAAATCGCATCGTAGAAAAATTCACTTTGGCCGGCCTGCACATACTGCTGCAATTGCAGCCGAAGCTGCTGTAGATCTGGCACATGCACAGGACTATAGCCCTCACTCAACCTTTGCACCATATAACCGAGCACAAGAGCACTACTGTCAAACAGCAGATGCACCTGCTGCAGTGACATTTCCGACACCATCGCACCGCGGCGCGGATAAATCTGGATCAGATGGGTACGTTCCAAGAGCAGCAAGGCTTCCCGTACCGAACCCCGACTGACGTTCAGCGCTTGCGCAATCCGCAGTTCTGGAATGCGTTCACCTTCCAGCAATTCACCGTCATGATCTGTTCACTGATCTGCTGGGCAATCTGTTCGGACAGACTTGCTACGTCTTGAAATTACATCACTACTCCGCTCAATTCGATGTGCTATGAACTATTTCAGTATTAGCGTGAGAAAAGGTGTTGTAGCTGATTTCAGAGTGGGTGAGCTATGTCTTTGTCACATCAGTTTTGTGTGTTTTTGGTCAATGTGCTGGCACATTGCGCACCAGCACTACCCTCATTATCGAGTCAAACCTTGGTAGACCAGATAACTGCCCACGGTCAGCAGCAAACCTGCAAAACATCTTTTCAACATAACGGGTGATAAAGCATGTGCAACTTTTGCACCAAATTTCGCCGTAATAAAGCTCATCACGCTAATGCCGATAAAGGCATAAATATGCACATAGCCAATCACATTCGGCACATTAATTGGCTCATTGGAACCAAACCACATGAAGCCAATTGCACCAGCGACCGCGATTGGCAAACCGCACGCTGCTGAAGTGGCCACGGCATTTTGCATAACCACGCCATGACGGTTCAGATACGGCACTGTCAGGCTACCGCCACCAATACCAAAAATCGCAGAAGCAATACCGATTCCACCTCCCGCCAGGGTTTGCATAGGTGCAGAGGGTAAATGACGGCTCGTGTCTACAGCCGCTTTGGCGCCACTAAACATCCGATAAGCCATCCAGACGGCAAATGTTCCAATGACCAACTGCAGCTGTTGCCCACCCATCCGGTCGGCAATCCCTGCGCCAATAAACGAACCAATGACCAGACCAGGAGCCAGATTGCGAAACACCGTCCACATAACAGCGCCACGTTTATGGTGAGCCAAGACTGAACTGATCGAGGTGACGATAATCGTCGCGAGTGAAGTCCCCACGGCCATATGCATCAGCACGGAAGGATCGTAATTCAACTGGGTAAAAACGATATACAGAATAGGGACAATGATCAGGCCACCACCAACGCCAAACAAGCCTGCGGCAAAACCAGCGATTGCACCAATCAGTAAATATATGATTAACTCCATAAATATTTTCCACTATTCTCAGATTCAAATGGATTTAGAGACCCGCCAGCTTCGACAATTACTGAGTGAGCAGCATCAGCTTCCTGAAGTCTTATTACTCAAACAAACCACCACCTCCACCAATGATGATGTACGGGCGTTTGCACAAAAAGGAATCACATCTGTACTCGTCTCAAGTGCCCAGCAGACTCAGGGACGAGGACAGCGACAACGACAATGGGTGTCACCGGAAGGGAATATTTATTTAAGCACATTGCTGTCCTTAGGAACACCCATAGACGGACGCCTCGCATTGGAAATTGCCTTAAATATTCTACAAATGCCGAGTCTGCGGCCCCTCAACTTGCAAGTGAAATGGCCAAATGACCTGTACAGTCCACAAGGCAAATGGGGTGGCATCCTGATTGAACCACTCTCCCCGCAGCAGGTGATTGTCGGTGTCGGAATCAATACTGCCCCGATGTCAGATCATCAACTGGATCAGCAAGTCAGCTCACTGACTGAACTTGGACTGTTGCAGCCCAACCGGGTAAAACTGATTGCCGAACTATATCTGGCGATTCAGCAGGCCGGTCAATGGTTTAATCATGGCTGCCCGAATCTGGCACAACGTTTCAATCATCATGCCAGCTTTATGGGAGATAGCGTAGAATTTGAACACCATCACGGCCTCAGCACCGGCATTTTCCGTGGGATTGCGGATGATGGTGCGGTACAACTCGAAACCACAAACGGAATTGAACTGTTTTATCAGGGTCGCCTCCGCCGGCTAGCCTGAACTGAATGGATACACAGATGAAAAATTTATGGCTGGATATCGGCAACACTCGCCTCAAATACTGGATTACTGAACAGCAGCAAGTCATCGAGCAGGGTGCAGAGCTGCATTTACAATCCCCTGCTGATTTACTGCTGGGTCTAATTCAACATTTTAAAACTCAGCATTTACAAAATGTTGGCATCTCTTCAGTTCTGGACAGTGAAAATAACGAGCGCATTCGCCTGATTTTAAGCCAGCTGAATATTCCTGTGGTGTTTGCCCAAGTGCATGCCGAATATGCCGGCCTACACTGCGGTTATGCAGAACCACAACAACTGGGGATTGACCGCTGGCTACAGGTATTGGCAGTCGCTCAACCAAACCAGGAATTTTGCGTGATTGGCTGCGGCACCGCTTTGACCATTGATCTGGTACAAGGTTTACAGCATCTCGGCGGTTATATTTTACCCAACCTGTACTTGCAGCGTGATGCACTGATTCAGAATACCAAAGGCATTAAAATTCCGGATTGCGCTTTCGATGATCTTAGCCCTGGTCAAAATACCATTGATGCCGTGCATCATGGCATCTTGCTGGGTCTGCTGAGCACCATCGAACACATCATGCAGCAATCCCCGAAACAGCTCGTGCTCACCGGTGGTGACGCCACACTGTTTGCCAAATTCCTGCAACCGTATCAACCTCGGGTTGAATCCGATTTACTGCTCTATGGCTTAAAGCATTATTTGCGCCATCATCCACAATTCAACGAAATCAGCTAAATTCAGCCCATAAAAAAGGCGCACATTGCGCCTTTTTTATGGGGAAGAACTGGGCTTATTTTTTCGGTTCGTTATTACCGAACAATGGACCCATTCCTGCACCACCACCGCCAAACTGTTTCTGCAGATTGCCCAGTCCACGCATCATTTTGCTCATGCCTGATGGATTGGCAAATTTCTTCATCATCTTGGCCATCTGGCTGTGCTGTTTCAACAGTTTGTTGATTTCCGACACATCCATACCACAACCCGCTGCAATCCGTTTTTTACGGCTTGGGTTGATGATGTCCGGATTACGGCGCTCTTTCGGCGTCATCGACTGGATAATCGCTTCCATTTTTTTCACTTGCTTTTCTGGATTCGCCTGCTCAAGTGCCTGCTGAATGCCGGAATTGCTCATGCCTGGAAGTTTGTCCAGGAAGCCCATCATGCCGCCCATTTTTTTCATTTGCTCAAATTGCATCAGCATGTCTTCAAGATTGAAGCTGCCGCCTTTCTGCAATTTTTTCGCCATTTTTTCGGCTTTTTCTTTGTCGATTTTACGTTCAACTTCTTCGACCAAAGAAAGTACGTCACCCATGCCGAGAATACGTTGTGCCACACGTTCCGGATGGAATGGCTCTAAGGCATCGAGTTTTTCCCCCATCCCCAGGAACTTGATTGGCTTGCCAGTAATCGCACGCACAGACAGTGCAGCACCACCACGCGCATCACCATCAGTTTTGGTCAGGATCACACCGGTTAAAGGCAAGGCGTCATTAAAGGCTTTCGCAGTATTGGCCGCATCCTGACCAGTCATGGCATCGACCACGAACAAGGTTTCAGTCGGCTTGATCGCGGCGTGTAATTCCTTGATTTCACCCATCATGTCTTCATCGACATGCAGACGACCTGCAGTATCGACAATCAGGACATCGGCAAACTGGATTTTGGCCTGTTCAATCGCACGATTGGCAATCGTGATCGGTTGTTCATTCGCGCTGGATTCAAAGAAAATTGCGCCGACTTCACCGGCAACGGTCTGTAGCTGCTTGATTGCTGCAGGACGGTACACGTCGGCAGACACCATCGCTACTTTTTTCTTCTGACGCTCTTGTAGGAAACGGGCTAGTTTCGCTGCCGTGGTGGTTTTACCCGCCCCCTGCAAACCGGCTAACAAGATCACTACAGGAGGTTTAGCTGCAAGATCAAGTGTTTCGTTGGCTTCGCCCATCATCTTGGTCAATTCGTCATAGACGATCTTGACAAAGGCCTGGCCTGGAGAAAGCTGACTCATCACTTCTTGGCCCAATGCCTGTTCCTTAACTTTCGCGATGAATTCACGAGTTACAGGTAACGCCACATCGGCCTCAAGAAGGGCCATACGTACTTCACGTAACGTATCTTTAATATTATCTTCGGTCAGCTGCCCTGAGCCAGTAACATTTCTTAAACTCTGCGTGAGTCGTTCTGTTAAGGTATCAAACATTGCAAAATCCGCTTAAAATGGCTAGTTGCAAAAAAATCTTTCTTCAATTAGAAAATTTATGCATAAGATGCTATAGGATACTTTAGTTCGCGTAGAATTTATATCTTCTAACATCACGAATCTTCATCATCCCGCAAAAGGTTTGACATGATCAGTCTCCCCTTGGTTTATCTCGTTTTGGCCCTTGTTGCCTATAGCTCTGCATTTTGGTACTTGTTAATGCAACTGATGTCAAAACGTCATCCCCACCATGGACTGATCAGTATCCTGTTAAGTTTGGGTCTCATTTTACATGGCCTGATCTTATCTGGCGATATGCTCACCCCGTTGGGCGTAAATTATGACGTTTTTAACCTGATGTCATTTACCTCAGGGTTGATGTTGCTGCTCAGCCTATTGTTCAGTCATTACCGCCCGGTGATGGCACTGAATTTGATCGGTATTCCGGTGGCTGCACTGGGCCTGATTCTGGGCTTTGGTCTGAGTAAATCCAACCAGTTGATGAGTGAAAACTCACTCAGTCTGGACATTCATATTCTGCTGTCGCTTTCTGCCTATGCCATTTTGCTGATGGCTGCTTTGCATGCCCTTCTGCTTTGGGTACAAAACCGTGAGTTAAAGAAAAAGCAAAAACGCCTCTGGGTCAATTTATTACCCCCCTATCAGGCCATGGAATCCTTGTTATTTGACATGCTGGGGATTGGTTTTGCCCTGCTGACCATCGCACTCGGCTTCGGTTTTTTCACCATTGATAATTTCTTTGCCCAGCATCTGGCACATAAAACCACCTTCAGTATTCTGTCCTGGTTTGTTTTCGGTATCCTATTGATTGGTCATTACCGTTTAGGCTGGCGTGGGCAAAAAGCCATCCGGTTTACCCTCAGTGGCTTTATGCTGTTGGCGATCG
This portion of the Acinetobacter sp. GSS19 genome encodes:
- a CDS encoding cytochrome C assembly family protein, with product MISLPLVYLVLALVAYSSAFWYLLMQLMSKRHPHHGLISILLSLGLILHGLILSGDMLTPLGVNYDVFNLMSFTSGLMLLLSLLFSHYRPVMALNLIGIPVAALGLILGFGLSKSNQLMSENSLSLDIHILLSLSAYAILLMAALHALLLWVQNRELKKKQKRLWVNLLPPYQAMESLLFDMLGIGFALLTIALGFGFFTIDNFFAQHLAHKTTFSILSWFVFGILLIGHYRLGWRGQKAIRFTLSGFMLLAIGFIGSKFVLEMILGR